In the genome of Gemmatimonadota bacterium, the window TGGATTGTGATAAACTGTTTCCCAGAGAATGGGATCAATGCGTCGAAAGAGATCCATCGTATCGGGATCCCAGGCCCAGCGCAGATTATAAGCCAGTGCTTCGAGGCCCTGAAGCGCTTTGGGAAGCGAAGGTTTGACCACAAAAGTAGAAATTGGTTTCACAGGGTTTTTATCTCCTATTATCTGTCTCCTGAATTTCACACATCTTTAACAGCAACGACCGCATCCGTCTCCCACGATCTTATCGCAGCTTCAATAACCATCTGTGCTTTGAGTGCTTCTTCACCCGAACCCTCGATATCTTCGGGAGATGCGTTTTCGAGATTTTGCTCTATCCACCGCCCAATGCGGCTTTGAAATGTCTCGTTGAACCCCATCATACCGCCGATATAGTCATAGCGTTCGAGTTCCATTGAGCGGCGGGGGTGAAAATGCAGGCGTTCACAGGCTTCTTCGAGCACAAAGCGGGCGTCTGACCCCACCACCTCGAGACGTTCAAGACCATAAGAACCACCCGGCCCCGTGGCGTCATAACTTCCGGTGAGATTGCCCACCGTACCGTCTGTAAAGCGCATATTGAGTTGCATATTCGACCAGCACACGCGGCGATTGCCATCGTTATCTACGCCGCGCTTAAAAAAGGCACTCACCTTTTCAATATCGCCACAAAAGTAGCGCATAACGTCAATAGAGTGCGGATGCAGGGCGCGAATGTGGAACCAAGGCGACGTTTCTCGGGGGTTATTGATCCACATGGTCATATTGATGATATTGATCTCGCCCAGGCGACCCTGATCAACCCATTCTTTGGCGCGTGCAGCAGCAGGCGTAAACCGGTGGTTGAGGTCAATGCCATAGCGCAGATTTTTCTCTCTCGCTTTGGCGACCATCTCTTTTGCTTCGTCGATATTGTTAGAAATGGGTTTTTCGCCGAGTACATGGACACCTGCTTCCAGGAGTTCCATCGTGGGTTTGTAGTGATCGGCACCATTTTCATGACCGGCAGTCGCAACACTTGCCACAGTGATATCCAGGCCTGCGTCCAGCATATCTCGCACAGTGTAAAATGCCCTGGCACCGTATTGCGACGCAGCGGCGTCTGCGCGTTTTTGGTCTATATCGCAAACAGCAACCAGATTGCATTGGTCGTGACCATTATAAATAGTGGCGTGTCGGTTGCCAATACCCCCCAAACCGACCACGGCGACATTTAAGCCCATTGAAAACTCCTTTCTACCAGTTGCTGAGTATCTGATCTACAAATGCCGGGACTGCGTCTGTAAAATACATAGCAACAATAAAGCCTCCGATAAGAATATAGATCCCAATTACGGTGAACATGATCGTCTTTTTGCGCTTGCTCATCTTAGTGGGCGACGAAGTTCTCAGATCGCGCGGTTGCTTGAGGAAAGGTTCTGATTTATCTTCATCATCAGAGGACGCTTCCGATTGTACTTCCTCGTCTTCTGCTTCTTCAGTACTTTCCTCCGATACTTTCTCTCCCTCCTCGGTCTCTTCGGCGTCTGCTGGTGTATCCGCTTCGATATCTTCCTCTAATTTGGTCTCTTCGGCGTCTGCTGGTGTATCCGCTTCGATATCTTCCTCTAATTTGGCTATGTCGAGCACATGCTCTATTTTTTCGATAAGCGTCTTGTCTTCAAATGGTTTTTCAACAATGCTGTAAACACCCTGTTCCAGGAGTGCTGTGGTTTCTGCTTCCTCAACGGGAAACGACACCACAATCACCGGCATTTCAAAGCCTTCTTCGCGAATAAATTCGATCAACACATCGCCGTGAACAATCGGCATCTCGAGATTGAGCAACACCAGATCGGGTTGTCCGTGCGCGATCGCATCAACCGCTTCGGACCACGTTGTCGCGCTCTGTGCCTGATAATCATTGGATTCGAGAATTTTGACAATCCGGTTTACAGCGGCTTCTTCACTGTCAATAGTCAAAATTTTTGTCATACTGTCCCCCGTGCGTAGTAGGGCAAATATTGGCACTCGAAAGTATAAAGCGAAAGAAGCCCAATGACAAGGATTTTCCCTCATTGCAATCACCCGGTGAGTTCTCTCTTGATTGGTGAACGTGTGTATAGTATATTGCAATGCGAACAAATTAAAAATTAAAAATTGGGAGTCTTATGGAAACAAAAAGCATCGTCGTAAAAGGTGCGCGAGTACACAACTTGCAAAATATAGACCTGACATTGCCCCGACACGCGCTAATATGTTTTACCGGCGTATCCGGTTCGGGCAAGTCGTCAATGGCTTTTGATACCATCTATGCCGAAGGCCAGCGGCGTTATGTGGAATCCCTATCGGCGTATGCGCGTCAATTTTTGGGACAAATGGAAAAACCCGAAGTCGATCAAATCACGGGATTATCGCCAACGATTTCCATCGAACAAAAAACCGCAGGACGCAACCCCCGCTCAACCGTGGGCACAATAACCGAAATCTACGACTATTTGCGCGTGTTATTTGCGCGAATAGGCACCCCCCATTGCGCACATGACAATACGCCAATTGGGGCGCAAACGCGCGACGGCATTGTGGATCGAATTATGGCGCTGGGTGAAGGCACGCGCATTCACATACTCTCTTCTCTCGTACAGGGGCGAAAAGGAGAGTATCACGACCTGTTTGAAAATTTGCAAAAAGAGGGATATATCCGCGCACGCGTGGATGGACAGATCACAACATTGACCCAGACCCCGAAATTGGAGCGCTACAAAAGACACGATATCGAAGTCGTGATCGATCGGGTTATCGCAAAAAAAACAATGCGAGGACGCATTGGCGAAGCCGTCGATGCCGGCCTCATAATGGGCAAAGGGGCGATAATCGTCAGCGCAGAAGGCGAGGATGATCTGCTGCTGAGCACGCACTTTTCCTGTCCCACCTGTGGACGCAGCGCGCAGGAACCTGTACCGCAACTATTCTCATTCAACAGCCCGCAGGGCATGTGCCCCGGCTGCCGCGGATTGGGCACGCGCTATGCAATGGACCTGGCAAAAGTCGTCCCCAATCCCAAATTGTCCGTACAGGAAGGCGCAATCGCGCCACTGGGCGTACCCAAAAATCGGTGGAAATCTCACTATTACGCGGGCGTTTTGAAGTGCCATGGCGCAGATTTGCAAACGCCATGGAGACGCATCTCACCAGAAGGCCAACAAGCATTATTATACGGCATAGACGGCAAAATGACCTTTGAATGGCGCCGCAGCAACGGCAGCATAAAACGCCATCGCGATGGGTTTGAAGGCATCCTGCCCCCAATGGAGCGGCAATTTGCCGAAGGGCAGAGCACCGTGGTACGCAAACGTCTCGCACCATTCATGCGCGTGGGTATATGTCCCGCCTGCGAGGGCACCCGCTTGAAACCCGAAGCCCTCTCCGTCAAAATCGAAGGACACACGCTGCCCGATGTCACCGCAATGACCGTCGATCGCGCACACGCCTTTTTTCAGAACCTCAAATTGACCGAGATCCAGGCGCGAATTGCCGAAGACGCCCTGAAAGAAATTCGCGGGCGATTGAAATTTCTCTTAGACGTGGGCCTCGACTATCTCACACTCAACCGCACGGCACCCACGCTATCGGGCGGCGAGGCGCAACGCATTCGTCTCGCCAGCCAGATTGGATCCGGATTGGTAGGCGTAACTTATGTGCTGGACGAACCGTCAATAGGCCTGCACCACCGCGACAATCGGCGGTTACTCAACGCCCTGTGCCGCCTGCGGGACGTGGGCAATACCGTAATCGTCGTCGAACACGACGAAGACACCATGCGTCGTGCGGACCGGGTGGTGGATTTTGGTCCGGGGCCAGGACACCTCGGTGGTCGAATAGTCGCCGAAGGATCGTGGAAACAGGTAGCGAGAAGAACCCGCTCGGTGACAGGAGCCTATCTCTCGGGAAAAGAAAAAATTGCCGTGCCCAAAAGGCGGCTCGTGTCACATCGCAACTTATGGATTCGGGGCGCATCTCAAAATAACCTCAAAAATATCGACGCAAAAATTCCCGTCGGCGTATTTATCTGTGTCACGGGCGTGTCCGGATCGGGAAAATCATCGCTAATCGCCGACATCCTCTATCCCGCCCTCGCGCGAGAATTAAACCGCGCAGAAACGGAAACAGGCGCACACCGCTGCATCGAAGGCATAGACCTCCTGGACAAAGTCATCGAAATCAACCAGCAACCCATCGGGCGCACGCCGCGCAGCAACGCGGCGACATACACGGGTGTATTTGATCCCATTCGAAAATTATTTGCCGAACTGCCCGAGTCAAAAGTACGGGGCTATAAACCCGGACGCTTCAGTTTCAACGTAAAGGGCGGGCGATGCGAAGCGTGTAAGGGCAATGGCGCAAACCTCGTCGAAATGGACTTCCTCGCCGATGTGTGGGTAACATGTCCCGTATGTGAGGGGCGGCGTTTTAATCGCGAAACCCTGGACGTGAAGTACAAGGGCAAATCCATTGCCGATGTGCTGGCAATGGAAGTCGAAGAAGCGCATCTGTTTTTTCAGGCAATCCCCGGCATTCACCGCATCCTCCAAACCCTGGTCGATGTGGGAATGGGCTACGTCAAATTGGGCCAGCCCGCGCCAACGCTCTCCGGCGGCGAAGCACAACGGGTCAAGCTGTCAAAAGAACTGTGCCGCAGAAGCACGGGCAAAACCCTGTACATCCTGGACGAGCCCACGACGGGCCTGCATTTTGCCGATATCCAGAATCTTTTAAATGTATTGCATCGGCTCGTGGATATGGGCAATACAGTGGTGGTTATCGAACACAATCTGGACGTGATCAAAACCGCGGATTGGGTCATCGACCTGGGACCAGAAGGTGGCGAAGACGGAGGGCAAATTATAGCAGAAGGCACACCCGAACACCTGACGCAATCTCCCAACTCTCACACGGGACGCGCGCTTGGCGAAGTGCTATCGCGCACACCACCTGCACCTGAGAAAAACGGTAAGCGAATCGCCAATGGCCAGGTGCGGACCATTGACGTTGTGGGGGCGAGAGAGAACAACTTGCAAAATGTGGATGTATCCATTCCCCGCGAAAAAATGACCGTGATCTCCGGCGTATCCGGTTCGGGAAAATCTTCCCTAACACTCGACACAATTTACGCCGAAGGACAGCGGCGATATGTCGAATCCCTATCCGCTTATGCGCGGCAATTTCTGGGACAGATGCCCAAACCAAAGGTCGATCGCGTGGTAGGCTTATCGCCCGCGATTGCCATTGAACAAAAAGCCGCGAGCAAAAACCCACGCTCAACCGTAGGCACAATAACAGAGGTTTACGACTATCTGCGGGCACTCTACGCATTATTGGGCGATACCTATTGTCCAGATTGCGATGTATTGGCGGGCAGCCAGTCTGTTCGGGAAATTGTAACGCGCGTACTGAAAATGAAACGCCGCCTCTACCTGCTCGCACCCATAGAACTCGGCAAGGGCGAGGATTATACCAGCTTGATCAACCGCTTTCGCCGCAAAGGCTATTTGCGCGGCAGACTCAATGGCGCAGTTTTCAACCTGTCAAACCCGCCCGAGATCGATTACAGACAGACGCACAGGCTCGAAATCCTGATAGATCGCGTAACCGCAGAAAAAAAGAACCGCAAACGCATCGCGGACTCCATCGAAATCGCGCTGGATATTTCAGAAGGCACTTTGATCGTCGCATCGCCCGATGACAGCGAAGAAACGCGATTTAGCCAGCACCTCTCCTGCCCATCCTGCGGACGCAGTTTTGAAACAATAACCCCTCAGCATCTATCATTCAACAGCTCTGAAGGCTGGTGCTTATCGTGCGAAGGACTGGGAACGCAGCGCGGCATGGGCATCCACACCCTGATCCCCGACATTCACAAATCACTATCCGAAGGCGCAGTACTCGCCTGGGGAAAGGTAGAACCGCACACACAAATAGGCGACATGCTATCTGCGGTCGGCAAAGCCGCGGGCTTTGACCTGCACACCCCTTTTGCGCGGATATCAGCAGAAGGACAACACGCCATCTTATACGGTTTGGGCACACAATGGCTAAAAACCTCTAAAAATCTCTCATTCCAATTCAAGGGCCTGTTTCCGACAATTGAGACCCTCGTGCGACAAGCACCGCGGTTTCGGCGGCTAATGGGTGACTTTATCCAGGACGTGCCGTGTCCGTCCTGCAAGGGAACCCGCCTGAAGCCAGAAAGTACTGCCATAAAACTCTTCGGCAAAACAATGCCCCAACTGGTGGCAATGCCCATCCGCGAAGTACGCACCTATTTCGACACAATGATATTGGAAGGACAAGCGCGCGAAGCCGCTGCAGAGGTATTGCACGAAATCCAGAGCCGCCTGCGGTTTCTCGACGAAGTGGGCCTGGGATATTTGAACCTGGGACGGCGAGCACCCACGCTATCGGGTGGCGAAGCCCAGCGCATCCGCCTGGCCAGTCAGATCGGATCCGGTCTAACCGGAGTACTCTACGTACTCGACGAACCGACAATTGGCCTGCACCAGCGCGACAACCACCAGTTATTGGCTGCACTGGCACAACTGCGCGACCTGGGCAACTCGCTCCTCATTGTCGAACACGACCGCGAGACCCTGAACCGAGCAGATCACATTCTGGACTTTGGGCCCGGCGCAGGTGTTGAAGGCGGACGCATCGTAGCTGCGGGCAATCCGCGCAAATTGAAAACCGACAACGGCTCAATAACCGCGCATTATCTCGCAGGCGACTTGCAGATCGAGGTCCCCGATGAGCGGCGAAACCCCGAACGGGGATCGCTTTGCGTGGTAGGCGCACGGCACAACAACTTAAAAAACGTCGATGTCTCATTTCCGCTGGGCACCTTGACCTGCGTGACCGGCGTATCGGGATCGGGCAAAAGTTCGCTCGTCAACGACGTACTCTTCGGCGCACTCGCCGCCCGTGTAAACCGCGCACAAAAAGCCTGGGGAGAACACGACGATGTCCTGGGATTGGAACGCATCGACAAAGTGATCAACATCGACCAGACACCCATTGGCTATTCGCCGCGCAGCAATCCCGCGACCTATGTCAAAGTATTCGACAAAATACGCACCCTGTACGCCAGCTTGCCAGACGCCCAGGTACGCGGGTTTAAAACCGGGCATTTCAGCTTCAATCACAAACGCGGGCGGTGCGACGCCTGTGCGGGTTTGGGTGCGCGCCGTATAGAAATGCACTTCTTGCCCGACGTGTGGGTCACCTGTGAAACCTGTGGCGGAAAGCGCTACAACCGCGACGTAATCGACATAACCTATAAGGGTGCGTCAATCGCCGATGTGCTAAAAATGACAGTAGCCGAAGCCCTATCGCATTTTACCCACATACCCGGCATCCAGCGTTCGCTCCAAACGCTATTTGACGTGGGCCTGGGCTATATCAAAATGGGACAGGCATCGACCACACTCTCAGGCGGCGAAGCCCAGCGCGTAAAATTGGCGCGCGAATTGGCGCGACCGAGCACCGGAAAAACCGTATATATCCTCGACGAACCCACAACGGGACTGCACTTTGCAGATATCCAGAAACTGCTCGACGTACTCAACCGACTCGTCAACGCGGGCAACACCGCAATTGTAATCGAGCACAACCTGGACGTAATCAAAACCGCCGATTGGGTCATCGACCTGGGCCCAGAAGGCGGAGAAGACGGCGGCGATTTAATCGCTTGCGGCACACCCGAAGAGGTGGTATCTGTCACCGCCTCGCACACCGGACGATTTTTGAAAGATGTATTGGAGGCATGAAATGACATTTCGCATATTGATATGCACAGTCGCATTCCTCTCTGCGAGCAGTGCCATAGCCGACCCCACCAAAATCGACTTTTGGAACACACAACGCAAAGGCGCCAATCAACAAAATGCACAACACCGTCCCGAATGGTACGTTGCGGCAGGAGAATTGGGATTGGACTATGTGCGCATCTTACCCGACGCCTTGCCTGCCGAGGGCAGGGACTTCCTGATAGGCAATGCGGACAACTTTGAAACAATCAACGAAACCGATCTATCCCTACTGATCAAAGCGCTCGACGAAGCCGAACGCAACCGTATCAAAGTCGTCCTTACAATGGTCAGCCTACCCGGCGCCCGCTGGAAACAACTGAACAATGACCAGGACGATGCGCGACTCTGGAAAGATAAAAAATATCACCTACAAGCCTTTGAATTCTGGCGCCAACTCGCCGCACGCCTGAAAACACACCCCGCCATCGTAGCCTACAATCCCCTCAACGAACCACACCCGGACAAGGCATTCGGCTTTGACGCGCCGGACGAAAAATTCGCCCAGTGGTTCAAACGCATCCAGAACACGCCAGCCGACCTCAACCAATTCAACCGGGAAATGGTCAAAGCAATCCGCTCTGTAGATCCAGACACCCCCATCATCCTCGACGGCTGGTTCTATGCATCTCCCAGGGCATTCGAATACAATCGCCCCGTTGACGATGACAAGGTCTTATACGCCTTCCACAACCCCGGACCCTGGCAAATGGTAACCTATCGCGTCAATCAAGGCAGATACGCCTATCCAGACCGCGTGCCCAAATCGTGGAACGGACCAACAGAATCCTGGACCATTGACCGCCTTGCACGCGAAATGCACGCGGTTCAACAATTCTCCGAACAATACAACATACCGGCACACCGAATCATCGCCTCGGAATTTTGGTACGACCGGCGCCTTGAAGGCGCGGCAGCATATATGGCCGACCTCATCGAAATCTATAACCAGCGCGACTGGCACTGGGCTTTTTACGCATATCGAGGTACTGGCACATGGACGGGACTCGATTATGAAATCGCGCCAGGACAAAAAATGGGATGGCGTTACTGGCAGGCTATTGAACAGGGCAAAGACCCCGAACCTCTCAAACCGAGAGGACCGAATCCCTTGTGGGAAATACTGCAGCGGCAGTTTGAAAGAAAATGATAGCGATTTAATTGCTTGCGGAACGCCTGAAGATATGGTATCTGTTACAGGCTCACATACGGTATTTTAATTTGTATTCTCAGGAGGCATTAATGTCATTGTTTTCACTTGAAGGTCGCGTCGCCATAGTAACTGGAGCGGGGCGCGGGATTGGACGTGGTATTGCAGAGGGATTGGCTGCACAGGGCGCGAAAATTGTATGTGCTGCGCGCACGCGATCTCAATTAGACGAAGTCGTAGCCGCAATTCGACAAGCGGGAGGCGACGCAATCGCTTATGAAATGGACATGAAAGACCTGAACTCCGTGCGCGGCGGCGTCGATACAGCACTCGAAACGTATGGACAAATCGATATTCTCGTCAACAACGCGGGAATGAACATACGCGAGCCATTTGAAGACGTAACAGAAGAACACTACGACGAAATCATGGCCGTCAACTTGAAAGGCCTCTACTTCTTAACACAGACCGTAGTCAAACACATGATCTCGCGCAAACGGGGCAAAATCATCCACATCGGCTCATTGACAACCGACTGGTCCTTATCGCAAATTTCTGTCTATACCGCCACCAAAGGCGCAGTCGGGCAACTCGCCAAAGCCCAGACATTAGAACTCGGCAAGCACAACATCCAGGTAAACACAATATGCCCGGGCTTTGTGGTCACGCCATTGACCGAGCGACTCTGGGAAGATGATACAATGCGCGAATGGGCCGAATCCCGTCTGCCCATAAAACGCCTGGCAACACCCGAAGACCTCGTCGGCACCGCCGTATTCCTCGCCGCGCCCGCATCGGATTACGTCACCGGACAATCCATCTACGTAGATGGTGGCTTCATGGCCGGCGAAGCCTGGCCCTTGCCGCAGTAAAGGGGGAACAATGGCACAATATGGCGTACAACAAGAGGACTTTCACGGACACGCGCTCTACGTATTGCGCGATCTCGAAGCCAATTGTGAAGCCCGGGTCCTACCATCGGTGGGCAACAATTGCATCTCGTACAAAATCCCAAAAAATGATGGACTATTAGAACTCATTTACTCCCCACCTGACCCTGACACCCTGAAAGGCCGCGCCAGCGGATACGGCACCCCCATATTATACCCCTGGCCCAACCGCATAGACAGCGGCAAATTCACATTTGACGGCGCAGAATACCAGCTCGAAACCCCTGCCCCGGGCGAACACGCCTCTCACGGCTACGTCCACGAACGCCCCTGGCGCATAGTCGAAACCGGCACCACAGAAAGCGCCTGGATAACAAGCGTCTTCACATCAACGGACTTCCCCGAAATCGGCGCACACTATCCCTTCCCCTTTGAAGCGCAGGTAACATATCGTCTAAAAGACGGCGTGCTATCTCTCGAATTTGAAGGCACCAACGTGGGCAATAGCGACATGCCCGTCGGCCTGGGCATCCACCCCTATTTCCCCCTACCCCTCACAGAAAACGGCAACCGGGACCTGTGTACCGTACGCATGCCCGCATCGACCTACTGGCCCTTGCGCGACGACCCGATACCCACAGGAGAAATACTACCCGTTGACGGCACGGTATTTGACGTACGCGAAAACACGCCCTTAAAAGATCGGTATTACGACAACGTCTGGTCCGGCGTATCTATAGCCGATGGATGGAGCAGATGTGAGTATATCGACCCAACCGAAGGCATAACCATCGCAATGGAAGCCAATGATGCATTCCGAGAACTCGTACTCTACGCCCCCGACACCCGTCCCATTATCTGCTTTGAACCCTATACCTGTGTCACCAACGCCTTCAATCTGCAAAACCAGGGCATTGACGCGGGCCTGATACGCCTCCAACCCGGCGAAAAACTGACTGGAATAATGAAAATTGTGGGAGAAGCATGACCGACCGATTACAACAACAAATCGCATTTCTCCTCGAAATCGATAAACTCAAGCAAATCATTCGGCAAACCTATTTGCTCGACGAGACCCGCAAAGAAAACGACGCCGAACACTCGTGGCATTTTGCCATGTTTGCACTCATCCTCGCGGAATACGCGCCCGAGCCAGTAGATATCCTGAAAGTAATCAAAATGGCACTGGTACACGACCTCGTGGAAATCGACGCGGGCGACACCTTTCTCTACGACGAAGCGGGCAACGCCAACAAAGCCGAGCGCGAGGCAAAAGCCGCCGACCGCATCTTTGCGCTCTTGCCTGCAGAACAGGGCCGCGAAATACGCGCATTGTGGGAAGAATTTGAAGCAAAAGAAACGCCCGAAGCAAAATTCGCGGGCGCGCTGGACCGCTTCCAACCCTTTCTGCATAATTGCAATACTCAGGGACGCGCCTGGAAAGAACACGGGATCACTGCCGACCGCGTCTTACAAAGCAACAGCCACATCTCAATCGGCGCGCCCATTCTATGGAACCGCGTACAAGAATTGGTTGATGAAATGGTTGATGAAGGATATATTGATCCTGGGAAATAGAGAGCGAATGCCTGGAGGGAAGTACAAATTACGTGAGAATCATCAGTAAAAAAGCTCTGAGAGACTACTGGACCCGCGTCCCTGAGGCTAAATCAGAACTCGAAGCCTGGCATACAGAGGTAAAAGCGGCTAATTGGGCGTCGCCTGTTGATGTCAAAGCTAAATACGGAAGTGCCAGTATTCTAAAGGGCGGTAGAGTTGTGTTCAATATATGTGGCAACAGGTATCGTTTGGTGGTAAAGATTAATTACACATATCGAACGATCTACATTCGTTTTCTGGGAACACATCGAGAATACGACAAGATCAATGCGGAGACAGTGTGATGCACAAGCCAATAAAAACAGAAGCAGATTACAAAGCTGCCCTCGCACGTGCAGACGAGATTTTTGATGCAAAACCGGGAACATCAGAGGGTGAAGAGTTGGATTCACTCGTTACTTTGATTGAGCATTACGAAGATACAGCCTACCCAATTGACCTGCCCGACCCAATTACGGCCATCAAGTTTCGGATGGCCCAACAGGGGCTAAAGCCAAAGGACCTCGTCCCCTACATTGGAAATGAAAGTAAGGTCTCCGACGTACTATCGGGCAAGTGTCCTTTGAGTGTAGCTATGATCCACAAACTCATCAATGGCCTTGGCATTCCCGCCGAAGCGCTCTTGCAACAGCCAGACTCAAGCGCATCTCGCAAGCCATCAGAGAAAGTTTACCAAAAATGAACTGGGATAAATGCACAGCTGTCGAACGACATCCGGCCAAAATGAGTGGAGCCTGGGTATTTCGTGGAACGCGTGTCCCTGTATATGCCCTGTTCGAAAATCTTCGAGAAGGCGCTTCCGTTGAGCAATTTCTCGATTGGTTCCACGGCGTCGAAGAGTGGCAGGTGAAAGCTGTTCTGGATCACGAAGCAAAGGCCCTGAGGGATCTCTGTTTGACAACACCAATTTGATTATCGAGCCAAAATTTTACGGCCAACGGGAGGACCACACATGAGCGAAACACTCAAGGAACTATTGAACGACAGTTTTGACCGGCATGCAGACCGCACGGCGGTTCGCGTATTGCGTCAGCCAGAGGAACCCGGCGAAAGGCGATTGCAATACGTGCCGTTGACATATCGGCAATTGAAGGCACAGCGAGACCGATTGGCATCGGGC includes:
- a CDS encoding glucose 1-dehydrogenase, with product MSLFSLEGRVAIVTGAGRGIGRGIAEGLAAQGAKIVCAARTRSQLDEVVAAIRQAGGDAIAYEMDMKDLNSVRGGVDTALETYGQIDILVNNAGMNIREPFEDVTEEHYDEIMAVNLKGLYFLTQTVVKHMISRKRGKIIHIGSLTTDWSLSQISVYTATKGAVGQLAKAQTLELGKHNIQVNTICPGFVVTPLTERLWEDDTMREWAESRLPIKRLATPEDLVGTAVFLAAPASDYVTGQSIYVDGGFMAGEAWPLPQ
- the uvrA gene encoding excinuclease ABC subunit UvrA, which translates into the protein METKSIVVKGARVHNLQNIDLTLPRHALICFTGVSGSGKSSMAFDTIYAEGQRRYVESLSAYARQFLGQMEKPEVDQITGLSPTISIEQKTAGRNPRSTVGTITEIYDYLRVLFARIGTPHCAHDNTPIGAQTRDGIVDRIMALGEGTRIHILSSLVQGRKGEYHDLFENLQKEGYIRARVDGQITTLTQTPKLERYKRHDIEVVIDRVIAKKTMRGRIGEAVDAGLIMGKGAIIVSAEGEDDLLLSTHFSCPTCGRSAQEPVPQLFSFNSPQGMCPGCRGLGTRYAMDLAKVVPNPKLSVQEGAIAPLGVPKNRWKSHYYAGVLKCHGADLQTPWRRISPEGQQALLYGIDGKMTFEWRRSNGSIKRHRDGFEGILPPMERQFAEGQSTVVRKRLAPFMRVGICPACEGTRLKPEALSVKIEGHTLPDVTAMTVDRAHAFFQNLKLTEIQARIAEDALKEIRGRLKFLLDVGLDYLTLNRTAPTLSGGEAQRIRLASQIGSGLVGVTYVLDEPSIGLHHRDNRRLLNALCRLRDVGNTVIVVEHDEDTMRRADRVVDFGPGPGHLGGRIVAEGSWKQVARRTRSVTGAYLSGKEKIAVPKRRLVSHRNLWIRGASQNNLKNIDAKIPVGVFICVTGVSGSGKSSLIADILYPALARELNRAETETGAHRCIEGIDLLDKVIEINQQPIGRTPRSNAATYTGVFDPIRKLFAELPESKVRGYKPGRFSFNVKGGRCEACKGNGANLVEMDFLADVWVTCPVCEGRRFNRETLDVKYKGKSIADVLAMEVEEAHLFFQAIPGIHRILQTLVDVGMGYVKLGQPAPTLSGGEAQRVKLSKELCRRSTGKTLYILDEPTTGLHFADIQNLLNVLHRLVDMGNTVVVIEHNLDVIKTADWVIDLGPEGGEDGGQIIAEGTPEHLTQSPNSHTGRALGEVLSRTPPAPEKNGKRIANGQVRTIDVVGARENNLQNVDVSIPREKMTVISGVSGSGKSSLTLDTIYAEGQRRYVESLSAYARQFLGQMPKPKVDRVVGLSPAIAIEQKAASKNPRSTVGTITEVYDYLRALYALLGDTYCPDCDVLAGSQSVREIVTRVLKMKRRLYLLAPIELGKGEDYTSLINRFRRKGYLRGRLNGAVFNLSNPPEIDYRQTHRLEILIDRVTAEKKNRKRIADSIEIALDISEGTLIVASPDDSEETRFSQHLSCPSCGRSFETITPQHLSFNSSEGWCLSCEGLGTQRGMGIHTLIPDIHKSLSEGAVLAWGKVEPHTQIGDMLSAVGKAAGFDLHTPFARISAEGQHAILYGLGTQWLKTSKNLSFQFKGLFPTIETLVRQAPRFRRLMGDFIQDVPCPSCKGTRLKPESTAIKLFGKTMPQLVAMPIREVRTYFDTMILEGQAREAAAEVLHEIQSRLRFLDEVGLGYLNLGRRAPTLSGGEAQRIRLASQIGSGLTGVLYVLDEPTIGLHQRDNHQLLAALAQLRDLGNSLLIVEHDRETLNRADHILDFGPGAGVEGGRIVAAGNPRKLKTDNGSITAHYLAGDLQIEVPDERRNPERGSLCVVGARHNNLKNVDVSFPLGTLTCVTGVSGSGKSSLVNDVLFGALAARVNRAQKAWGEHDDVLGLERIDKVINIDQTPIGYSPRSNPATYVKVFDKIRTLYASLPDAQVRGFKTGHFSFNHKRGRCDACAGLGARRIEMHFLPDVWVTCETCGGKRYNRDVIDITYKGASIADVLKMTVAEALSHFTHIPGIQRSLQTLFDVGLGYIKMGQASTTLSGGEAQRVKLARELARPSTGKTVYILDEPTTGLHFADIQKLLDVLNRLVNAGNTAIVIEHNLDVIKTADWVIDLGPEGGEDGGDLIACGTPEEVVSVTASHTGRFLKDVLEA
- a CDS encoding glycoside hydrolase family 5 protein, with the translated sequence MYWRHEMTFRILICTVAFLSASSAIADPTKIDFWNTQRKGANQQNAQHRPEWYVAAGELGLDYVRILPDALPAEGRDFLIGNADNFETINETDLSLLIKALDEAERNRIKVVLTMVSLPGARWKQLNNDQDDARLWKDKKYHLQAFEFWRQLAARLKTHPAIVAYNPLNEPHPDKAFGFDAPDEKFAQWFKRIQNTPADLNQFNREMVKAIRSVDPDTPIILDGWFYASPRAFEYNRPVDDDKVLYAFHNPGPWQMVTYRVNQGRYAYPDRVPKSWNGPTESWTIDRLAREMHAVQQFSEQYNIPAHRIIASEFWYDRRLEGAAAYMADLIEIYNQRDWHWAFYAYRGTGTWTGLDYEIAPGQKMGWRYWQAIEQGKDPEPLKPRGPNPLWEILQRQFERK
- a CDS encoding response regulator, whose translation is MRENPCHWASFALYFRVPIFALLRTGDSMTKILTIDSEEAAVNRIVKILESNDYQAQSATTWSEAVDAIAHGQPDLVLLNLEMPIVHGDVLIEFIREEGFEMPVIVVSFPVEEAETTALLEQGVYSIVEKPFEDKTLIEKIEHVLDIAKLEEDIEADTPADAEETKLEEDIEADTPADAEETEEGEKVSEESTEEAEDEEVQSEASSDDEDKSEPFLKQPRDLRTSSPTKMSKRKKTIMFTVIGIYILIGGFIVAMYFTDAVPAFVDQILSNW
- a CDS encoding Gfo/Idh/MocA family oxidoreductase — protein: MGLNVAVVGLGGIGNRHATIYNGHDQCNLVAVCDIDQKRADAAASQYGARAFYTVRDMLDAGLDITVASVATAGHENGADHYKPTMELLEAGVHVLGEKPISNNIDEAKEMVAKAREKNLRYGIDLNHRFTPAAARAKEWVDQGRLGEINIINMTMWINNPRETSPWFHIRALHPHSIDVMRYFCGDIEKVSAFFKRGVDNDGNRRVCWSNMQLNMRFTDGTVGNLTGSYDATGPGGSYGLERLEVVGSDARFVLEEACERLHFHPRRSMELERYDYIGGMMGFNETFQSRIGRWIEQNLENASPEDIEGSGEEALKAQMVIEAAIRSWETDAVVAVKDV